The following nucleotide sequence is from Solidesulfovibrio carbinolicus.
GGAAATCCTGGCCATCCTGGGACCAAGCGGCATCGGCAAATCCACCCTGCTTCGCCTGGCGGCGCGGCTTGTCCGGCCCAGCGCAGGCAAAGTGACCCTGGCCGTGCGGCGTATCGGTTTCGTGTTCCAGGAACCGCGCCTCATGCCGTGGCGCACGGCCCTGGAAAACGTAGCCCTGCCCCTGCTGGCCATGGGCATGGCCCCGTCAGAGGCCCGGCCCAAGGCCGCCGACATGCTCGCCCGCATGGACCTGGCCACCTTCTCGCAAGCCTATCCGGAAACGCTTTCCGGCGGCATGCGCCAGCGCGTTTCCCTGGCCCGGGCCTTTGCCGTCGATCCCGAACTGCTGCTGCTCGACGAACCGTTCACCGGACTTGATCCCGAACTGCGCCTTTCCATGCGCCGCTATCTGGACGATCTGCTGGCCGCATCCGGGGCAGCGGCCCTGCATGTCACCCACGACATCGAGGACATTCCGGCGCGAACGCACCGGATACTGACGCTCACGGCGGCGGGGGCGCGCTTTGGACGCCCAACCGACCTGGACACGACCGCGTTGAAGGAGGCCTTATGAATCCGACGGACGCCTTTTGGAATATCTTGCGCCAATTCCGGGACGACACCCTGACCATACAGCTACTTCTCATCCTCGGCTACTGCATCACGGTCTACCGCATTGCTAGGAAGCCGGGAAATGCCACAGACGCATTCGTCAAAGTCTTTTTGGCCGTGGCCTTTTTATGGAACGGCATTGCCTGTTTTTTGATCTATTGCTGGGAAAATATGGTTGCCAAATTCCTAGCTGGTCCGCTGTATATCGTCATCGGCTTCCTGTTTTTAGTGGACCTGTTTGCCACGAGGAAAACGAGCTTCACCTTTGCCGTGTCGCCGACACGCCGCGCGGCCATATACATTTTTATCCTGCTCGCCTTCCTTTTCCCTGTGCTGGGAATTTTCACCGGCCACGGTATGATCGCTCTGCCCGGATTTCCCTGCCCCCTGGCCGCCTTCACCCTGGCGCTTATGGCAGCGGCCGTGCCGCGCGTGGATGGAACGATCTATGCCCTCGTCCTGGTCTGGGCCTTCGTGAACATCCCCAAGGTGTTCGGGTTGGTGAACTGTTATGAGGAAGTCACACTGGTCTTGACGGGTTTTTATGCCCTGGCCGTCTATAAAACCACCCGACAGGACGGCGCTGCTGCGGCCGGTCTGCACTAGAGCGTCATGGAAGCCTCGATAGCTCAGACGTACGCGCGGCTGGGGGGCTTGACCCGGCAGCCGACGCCGCCAAAGCCTCACGGCGCCTCCCTGCTGCAGTGCGTGGATGCCGGAAGCGCGTATTGCCCATGCTATCTGGCCGAACTCGGCGAGTGCCTGGAATGTTCGATTCTGCGCGGGGAAAAGGAATGCCGCTGCCGTTGGCCCGGAATCTGCGTCCTGTCGCATCACGCTTGGCAGGGAGGAATAGGGACGCGTCGTCAGAGCGTGCGGGCGCCCATTGTCGATCGCAGGACGCTGCAGGAGGCTCTCGAAATCGTCAGCATCCGGACAACGCCGAAGTTGGCCGGCGAACTGCGCCTGCCCGGCAGTTTCGTTTTTGTCCGGGGCGATGCGGCCGCCTTTTTCGACGCGCCCATGGCTGTCCTCCATGCTTCGCCCGAACAGGGAACGGTCACGTTCGCCTATGCCGTGCTCGGCCCCAAAACCCAACGGCTGTCGCGCTGCGGCGAGCACTTGTGGCTCCGCGGCCCCTATTGGAACGGTATCACCGGGCACCGGCACATTGAAGGCGTGCGGGGAGAGGCGTGCCTGGTTGTGGCTGGCGGCACGGCCCAGTCCCTTGCGCCCAACGTGGTCCGTTCGCTTCTGCGCCATGGCAACCGCGTGACTGTTGTGCTCGGCCGACCAGGCGCGCTTTTTTGCAATCCCTTTCTCCCCGCCGACTCCCAAAGCCTGGATGTCGTGAAAATGCATTTCCCCGATGATCTGGCCTCCCTGGGACGTCTGATGCGTCAACTGGCTCCCAGTCTGCTTTTTTGCGGCGGGGGAGAATTGTTGCGAGGCATGGTTTCGTCGCTTGCCTCCACGCTATCCGCGCCCCCGGCCTTGGCTTGGGCGAACGGGTACCGGATGTGTTGCGGCGAAGGCGTCTGCGGCGCGTGCCTATCGGCAAACCAAGGACAACCCGTCAGACGGTGCAAGGCGTTATTCGATGCGTAACCGTTCGAAAAACAGGGACAAGGCCGTGCCCGGCACGGTCGTGGTCATCGGTGGCGGCTGGGGGGGATGCGCGGCGGCCGTGGCGGCACGCCAAGCCAATGCGGCCGAAGTCGTGCTCCTGGAACGCACGGATTTGCTGTTGGGCTGCGGCCTTGCCGGCGGCATTATGCGCAACAACGGCCGCCAGACGGCGGCCGAGGAACTCATCGCCCTGGGCGGCGGCACCCTGATCCAGGCGGCTGACAGCGTCAGCACCCATCGGGGCGTCGATTTTCCCGGGCATCGACACGCCAGCCTCTATTCGACCAGCAGGATCGAATCCGTGGTGCGGACACGTCTGCGGGAACAGGGAGTGACCCTGCGCATGCGCTCGCGGGTCACGGATATCGAAGCCGCACAGGGGACTGTCCAGGCCGTCGTCCTGCATGACGGCACGCGCATCGCGGGAGATGTCTTCATCGAGGCGACGGGGTCGGCCGGCCCCATGGGCAATTGCGTCCGCTTTGGCCACGGCTGCGCCATGTGCGTTCTGCGGTGCCCGTCGTACGGCCCCCGGGTGAGCCTGACCGAGCGCCTGGGGTTGGCCGATTATGTGGGGATGCGGGCCGACGGGGGCGTCGGCTCCTTTTCCGGCTCCTGCGAGTTGCGCAAAGATTCCCTGGCCATGTTCCTGCGCCGGGAGCTTGAACGCTGCGGCGTCCTGGTCGTTCCCTTGCCGCCGGAACTGTCCCACGGCGAACTCCTGGCCCAGAAGTCGTGCCGCCAATATGCCTTGCCCCAATATGCCGGCAACCTCGTGCTGCTCGACACCGGCGCCATGGCCAAGCTCATGACGCCGTTTTTCCCCATCGACGAATTGCGCCGTTTGCCGGGATTTGAAGGGGCGGTCTTCGGGCAGGGATGCGGCCACGCCAATTCCGTGCGGTTTCTGTCCCGCGCCCCGCGCGATGCCGCGCTTCAGGTCCAGTCCTTCGAGAATCTGTTTTGCGCCGGTGAAAAGGCCGGTTTCTTCGTGGGCCATACGGAAGCCATGGTCACCGGAACCCTGGCCGGCCACAACGCCGTTCGAAGGCTTCGAGGAGTCGAGTCTGTCGTGCTGCCCCATACATTGGCCTGCGGGGACATTCTCGCCGCCGAGCAGGAGGGGCTCAACGCCCAGGACTGCTTGGCCAAACGCTATACATTCTCGGGAGGTGAATACTTTGAACGCATGCAAGCCAAGTCACTGTATGTGGCGGACCCGGAGCCTGTTGTCGCCCGGGTCCGCCGCGAGGGTCTGGAAGGGCTTTTCGCCCCCAAGACCGTAACACCCGTGACAAGGAGAAGGACATGAAAAACGGCACCCCACACGTCAAACGATGCTTTTTCGGATGCAATTCCGCCGAGGGATTCCGAACATTTTTCGATTTTCTGCCACGTCTGGACAACGCCAGAATCATCATCGTCAAGGGAGGACCGGGGACCGGCAAGTCCACATTCATCGGCTCTGTGGGCAAGGCCTTTGCGGACCAGGGTTATGACCTGGAATACCAGCATTGTTCCCTTGACCCGCAGTCTTACGACGCCGTCGTCATCCCGGATATTCGAGCCGTGGTGGTGGCCGCCACCGGGCATCATGTTTTCGACCCCCGCAACCCCGGGGCCGTGGATGAGATCCTCAACCTCGGGGAGTATTGGGACGCCGATGCCATTCGTCCAAATCGTCGGGAAATCATTGCCATAAATGAGGCTTCCGACCGGAAGTTCCACAAGGTCTATCGGCTGCTCAAGGCCGCCCGTCTGCTGCTTGGCAACGTCGAAGAAGTGTACGTGGAGAGGCGGGATCCCAGGGAAATGGACAGGGTCGTCAAGGGCATCGTCACCTTTCTCCCGGAAGCGGGCAGCTCCGGGGAATATGGCGCGGCGCGGCATGCCTTTATTTCGTCGATCACCCCTTCCGGCGAGATCCACAACGTGACCACCGTGCTGCGGCCGGACACGCAAGTCGTGGCACTCCGAGGGGAACCTGGTTCCGGCCGTTCCCTGGTCCTGGAAAAAGTCGGAGAAGAGGCCCGACTGCGGGGACTCGATGTGGAGTTCTATCATCGTCCCCTGGACCCGGGCCTGCTCGACCATCTGTACCTGCCGCGTCCTGATCTGCTCGTGACGACGCAACCGGAGGCCTTGTCCGAGGTGCAGCCGCAAGCTGTTTTTGATCTGGGAGACCACAACGTCGGCGATCATGGTGCTCGTAATGCCGATCTCATCGCGGACAAGGCCCGTTATGGGGAAATGCTAGTGGAGGTCGTGGCTGTTTTGGCGGACGCGAAAGCGACGCACGAACAATTGGAACGTTATTACGTCCCCAACATGGATTTCGATAGGGTCGACAAGCGGCTACGCCACACGGTGGAAGAGTTGCTGCGACATGCGGCAGCGGCCTAGTTTCGTGTCATCCTGTGGACGGGAGAAGGAGAGCTACCCATATGCCGCAGACAAGCCTGAAAAAACGCGTCGAGGTTTTCGAGTCGTGGACCGCGACCTACAACGACAGCATCGTCGCGCTCATGCAGCGCAAATTCGGCATGGACTACCGAGACGCCATTCGTGGCGTGGTGACCTTGGCCCATCCGGCCCCGGGGGAGAACATCCTCGACGTGGCCACAGGCACCGGCACCGTGGCCATCGCCCTGGCGGAAGCCGCCGAGGGTGATTGCCATATCACCGGAATCGACATCACCGCAGCCATGATCGAGGCCGCGCGCAAGAACGTGGCCGAACGCGGCATGGAGCCGGTCTTCACCTTCCAGGAGGCTTCGGCTGAGGATCTGCCGTTTGCCGCCGACACCTTCGATCTCGTGACCAGTTCCCTGGCTTTGCACCACACCAACGTGCTCAAAGTGCTGCGGGAAGTGCGCCGCGTACTGCGGCCCGGCGGTCGGGCCGTCATCGCCGACGTGACCGCGAACCGATCCTGGCGGGGCATGCTTGGCCCGATGGCTCGGGTTTTCGACCAGATGTACATGTTCGGAACCGAATCCAACGATCTTTTCTGCGAGTTCCACACCAGCGGCGAATGGCGCAGGCTCATGCGTGAGGCCGGTTTCAAGGAAACGCTCATGGACTTTCACGAGCCCAAGCATTTTTTCAGCCGGGGCATCGCCGTGACTCGCGGCATCAAGCCGATCAATTGATCCGCACGCGATTCGGCCGAAGGCTCTGACAGCGCCCGGCCGAATCGCGCCAAGACGAAGCATGGCTCGCACGTTGGCGGGTATCTAGAGGAGCGTTCGGCATGGACAGTAGTATGTTGCAGGCATTTTTCGGGGCCACAGGGGTGGCCAAGGCCGTGCTGGCCCTGTTGGTGTTGATGTCGGTCGCCAGTTGGGCCGTAATGTACGGAAAATGGCGAAGTCTGGTTGCGGCCAGGCGCGGTGTTTCGCGCCTCACTGACCAGGTGCTAGAGGCTTCTTCGCTTGCCGAGGCCGCGGAAGCAATAGACGTTTTGGCCGGCCCCTCGCTCAAAAGGATGGCCTCGTTGGGATTTAAGGAGTTTACACGGCTTTCCCTGTCCGGAGACGCCGAAAAACTCGTCGCCGACAACGTCCGCCGGATCCTGCGCCACGGCATTGCCGAGGAGATACGCGGCCTCTCACGGGCCTTGCCGTTTCTGGCCATTGCGGCCAACTCCGCGCCCTTTATCGGCCTGTTCGGCACAGTATGGGGCATCATGCATTCCTTTCATGCCATCGGACAGATGAAATCCGCCTCCCTGGCCACTGTGGCCCCCGGAATTTCCGAGGCGCTCATCGCCACGGCCGTGGGCCTGGCCGTGGCCATCCCGGCCAGCGTCGCCTACAACATGTTTTTGGGAATGATCGAATCCCTTGAAAGCCAGTACATCAGTTTCGCGGGGCTTCTGCTCAACCGGCTTCGCCATGACGCCTGCACCTACCCGCAGGGCATGGAGCTCCCACCTCTGCGAAAGCAGGTGTGTTCATGAACGCCGGGGGCAGAGGGAAACGCTACTCCTCCGACATCAATGTCACGCCTTTTGTCGATGTCATGCTGGTCTTGCTCATCATCTTCATGGTCACCGCACCCATGATGACCGAGGGCCTGGATGTCGACCTGCCTCGAACAAAAGCCGTGGAGGCTTTGCCTGTCGACGACGACCACATCATCGTCGGAGTCGACCCGAAGGGGACGGTCTTTCTCGACGAGCAAAGCGTATCTCTGGAGGATTTGACGGACAGGTTACGCGGACAGGCGTTCTCGGGGCGCAAGGAGGTGTTTTTGCGGGCCGACAGGACCGTGCCGTACGGGACGATCGTCGATGTCATGGGGCGCATCCGTGAGGCCGGCATTGATCGTTTTGGCGTGGTGGCCGAACGGCCGGACGAGGGAGGCCGGTAGTTGTGCGAAACGTCGATATTTTCGTATCCGTGTCAGGCCATGCGGCGTGCGTGGCGCTCCTGCTTCTGTGGCCGGCGGCGCAACCGGCTCCCCAGCCGAAGACGTTCAGCCTGGGGGTGGTGGAACTGGTCCGCCCCAGGACTGTCGCCCCCCCTGCCTCGCCAGTTGCGGCGCAGCCGGCCGCTTCGGCCCCGGAACCACCCGCTCCCGTCACCTCTGCGCAGCCTGTGGCCGCGCCGCCCCAAGCCCCAGCCGCTACGGCCCGTCCTGCGCCGATCATCGCCAAAAACATCAGCCCGAAAAAACGGCCAATAGCATCATCGACGAAACCTTCGCCTCCGAGTCCGGTTGTCTCAACCGCCTCAGAACAGGCTCAATCGAGCGCCACGCCGGAGTCTTCCGGCCCAGGAGGCGAAACGGGCAAGAGCGCTGCCCCCTCCCGAATCATCGGGGGGATGGGGGTCTACGACGCCGAGGTCGTGGACATACCGCCTAAAATCGTCAGCAGGGAACTTCCGCAATACCCACCAAACGCCAGACGCCTGCACCTGGAAGGGACGGTGCTCGTAAGCATGGTCATCGATATCCAGGGAAAGCCGCGCCACTGCACTATCCGTAAGGCAGTGCCGGAAGGTGTTTTCGAGGAATCGGCCCTGGCTGCCGCAAACAGCTATCGGTTCGTTCCGGGGAAAGTCGGCGGGCAAGATGTCGCTACTCTTGTTGTCGTACCTTTTCATTTTACAATGACGAATTAGCCTTTACTGGAGGAAATATTTTTACATTCTGCAGCCGTTCTCAGTTTTTTTCCTCGGGGTGATTGCCGGAACTGCCCTGGACCGGTGAATCGCTGTGGTGACGCTGGAAAAAACTCGCCTGGAACGAGTAAACCCCCGGCTCTGCCGGGGGACTCACAAAGTTTGACAGTTCCGGGAATCGGAAGCCTCCATCGCTTGAACCGCTCAAAGTTCAAACAGACGGAGGCTTCCCGTGAACGACTACGAAAGCCTAAGCCACTCGGTATGGGACTGCAAGTGCCACGTGGTTTGGATCCCAAAGTGCCGCAAGAAGGTTCTGCATGGCCAACTACGCGTGCATATGGGTGAAATTTAGAGGGAACTGGCCCGGCAGAAGGAGAGTAGGGTGGTCGAGGGGCACCTTATGCCTGACCACGTGCACATGCTCACCTCCATCCCTCCAAAATATGCAGTCGCTTCTGTTGTTGGTTTCGTCAAAGGGGAAAGTGCGATTCACATAGCAAGAAGTTCTATTGGGCGACGAAGGAACTTCGTGGGACAGAACTTTTGGGCGCGAGGCTACTTCGTTTCAACCGTCGGCCTGGATGAGGCTCTTGTTCGTGAGTACATCAGAAAGCAAGAGCATGAAAACCATAGACTCGATCAGCTCAAATTGATGTAGCGGTTGCCGCCTTCAGGCGGCTCCAGTTCTCACCGCTTTGAGCGGTTAACTGCCTTGCATGCCCCCGGCTTTGCCGGGGGTAGCTGACTGTTTTCCCATCCAGATGACGGGCAGACTAGGGTTTCGCCTGGATGAGATTGTTGATCTTGCAGGCCGCGCAGGCCGCGCCGAAGCCGTTGTCGATGTTGACCACCGTCACGCCGCTGGCGCAGGAGGTGAGCATCCCCAGAAGCGCCGCAACCCCGGAAAAGGCCGCGCCGTAACCCACCGACGTCGGCACCGCGATGATGGGCTGGGACAAAAGCCCGCCAATGACGCTGGCCAAGGCCCCCTCCATGCCCGCCGCCACGATGACCACCCGGGCGCGGCGGATGTCGGACAGCTTGTCCAAAAGCCGGTGGATGCCGGCCACGCCAACGTCCGACACCACAAAGGCCCGGCTGCCAAGCATATGGCAGGTTTCGCGCGCCTCCTCGGCCACGGGCAGATCGGACGTGCCGGCGGTCACGATGGCGATCTCCCCATCCTTGTAGGTGATTTCGCCGCGCGTCAGCGTCAGGGTGCGCCCCAGGGCGTTGTAGCGCGCTTGGGGGCACAGCCCGATGACATGGGCCGCCGTCTCGGGCGACACCCGCGTGGCCAACACGTTGGCATGTTCGCGCAGGCGCAGGAAAATCTCGCCCACCTGCTGCGGCGTCTTGCCCTCGGCGTAGATAACCTCGGGAAAGCCGTTTCTAAGCGACCGGTGCAGGTCGAGCTTGGTGTGGCCCATGTCCAGAAAGGGCAGGTCGCGTAGGCGGGAAAGCCCGTCGTCCACGCTCAGGCCGCCGTCGCGGATGTCGTTTAAAAGCGCCCGCAGGGTCTCGTTAGCGTCCATATATTCGTATCTTTGCATCCGGCGCGGCCTGGTCGAAAAGACCGCGCGGCGCGGGTTTCAGCGGTTGCCGATGTTGACCGGACCGGCCGATGGCCCGGCTGGTTCGTAAGCGTCGTGACGCTGGCCTTGATGGTCCTCCCTCCGGGGGCCGATGCGTCCGTTCGGCGGAGGCGGCCGGCCGGGCGCTGGTCAAGGCTTGGCGCAGGCGTCGCCGCCCGGCGGCGGGCCAGACGCCGCGTCCGGCTTTTCGTTGAGGCTGCCCATGCGGTAACCGGCCAGGTCCAGGGTCACGTGGCGGTAGCCCAGGGCCTTGAGCTTGGCGTCGATGCCGTGCCGGGAGTCGGCCTCAAGGACGGCCGGAGCCTGGTCACGCGGCACTTCCAGGCGGGCCAGGTCGCCGTGGCTGCGCAGCCGCACAGCCGGGAAGCCCAGGCCGCGCAGCCAGGTCTCGGCCGTGTCGATGCGCTCCAGTTCCTCGGCCGTCACCCGCCTGCCGTGGGGCAGGCGGGTGAGCAGGCAAGCCCCGGACGGCTTGTTCCAGGTGGGCAGGCCAGCCTGCCTGGAAAGTGCCCGAATATCTTCCTTGCCGATGCCGGCGGCCAAAAGCGGGCTGATGATGCCCAGCTCGGCCAGGGCGCGCATTCCCGGGCGATGGTCGCCCAGGTCGTCCCGGTTGGTCCCGTCTAGCACATGGGCGATGCCCTCGTCGGCGGCCAGCTCCAGCAGCCTGGCAAAAAGCGCCTTCTTGCACAGATAGCAGCGCTCGGGCGGGTTGTCGCGCAGCGCCTCGGGAAAGGCGACGGGCAGGACCACATGG
It contains:
- a CDS encoding class I SAM-dependent methyltransferase, with product MPQTSLKKRVEVFESWTATYNDSIVALMQRKFGMDYRDAIRGVVTLAHPAPGENILDVATGTGTVAIALAEAAEGDCHITGIDITAAMIEAARKNVAERGMEPVFTFQEASAEDLPFAADTFDLVTSSLALHHTNVLKVLREVRRVLRPGGRAVIADVTANRSWRGMLGPMARVFDQMYMFGTESNDLFCEFHTSGEWRRLMREAGFKETLMDFHEPKHFFSRGIAVTRGIKPIN
- a CDS encoding DUF6064 family protein — its product is MNPTDAFWNILRQFRDDTLTIQLLLILGYCITVYRIARKPGNATDAFVKVFLAVAFLWNGIACFLIYCWENMVAKFLAGPLYIVIGFLFLVDLFATRKTSFTFAVSPTRRAAIYIFILLAFLFPVLGIFTGHGMIALPGFPCPLAAFTLALMAAAVPRVDGTIYALVLVWAFVNIPKVFGLVNCYEEVTLVLTGFYALAVYKTTRQDGAAAAGLH
- a CDS encoding MotA/TolQ/ExbB proton channel family protein, with amino-acid sequence MDSSMLQAFFGATGVAKAVLALLVLMSVASWAVMYGKWRSLVAARRGVSRLTDQVLEASSLAEAAEAIDVLAGPSLKRMASLGFKEFTRLSLSGDAEKLVADNVRRILRHGIAEEIRGLSRALPFLAIAANSAPFIGLFGTVWGIMHSFHAIGQMKSASLATVAPGISEALIATAVGLAVAIPASVAYNMFLGMIESLESQYISFAGLLLNRLRHDACTYPQGMELPPLRKQVCS
- a CDS encoding energy transducer TonB is translated as MGVYDAEVVDIPPKIVSRELPQYPPNARRLHLEGTVLVSMVIDIQGKPRHCTIRKAVPEGVFEESALAAANSYRFVPGKVGGQDVATLVVVPFHFTMTN
- the larE gene encoding ATP-dependent sacrificial sulfur transferase LarE — its product is MTDAAGRAALDGRHRRLLADLAELKQAVLAFSGGLDSSFLLHAASRAMGEGLTAVTLYTPYAPRAEIAEAAALAGRLGVRHVVLPVAFPEALRDNPPERCYLCKKALFARLLELAADEGIAHVLDGTNRDDLGDHRPGMRALAELGIISPLLAAGIGKEDIRALSRQAGLPTWNKPSGACLLTRLPHGRRVTAEELERIDTAETWLRGLGFPAVRLRSHGDLARLEVPRDQAPAVLEADSRHGIDAKLKALGYRHVTLDLAGYRMGSLNEKPDAASGPPPGGDACAKP
- a CDS encoding FAD-dependent oxidoreductase produces the protein MRNRSKNRDKAVPGTVVVIGGGWGGCAAAVAARQANAAEVVLLERTDLLLGCGLAGGIMRNNGRQTAAEELIALGGGTLIQAADSVSTHRGVDFPGHRHASLYSTSRIESVVRTRLREQGVTLRMRSRVTDIEAAQGTVQAVVLHDGTRIAGDVFIEATGSAGPMGNCVRFGHGCAMCVLRCPSYGPRVSLTERLGLADYVGMRADGGVGSFSGSCELRKDSLAMFLRRELERCGVLVVPLPPELSHGELLAQKSCRQYALPQYAGNLVLLDTGAMAKLMTPFFPIDELRRLPGFEGAVFGQGCGHANSVRFLSRAPRDAALQVQSFENLFCAGEKAGFFVGHTEAMVTGTLAGHNAVRRLRGVESVVLPHTLACGDILAAEQEGLNAQDCLAKRYTFSGGEYFERMQAKSLYVADPEPVVARVRREGLEGLFAPKTVTPVTRRRT
- a CDS encoding ExbD/TolR family protein, encoding MNAGGRGKRYSSDINVTPFVDVMLVLLIIFMVTAPMMTEGLDVDLPRTKAVEALPVDDDHIIVGVDPKGTVFLDEQSVSLEDLTDRLRGQAFSGRKEVFLRADRTVPYGTIVDVMGRIREAGIDRFGVVAERPDEGGR
- a CDS encoding ABC transporter ATP-binding protein codes for the protein MTPVLVFSGVGKHYHGREVLAGLDLSLEPGEILAILGPSGIGKSTLLRLAARLVRPSAGKVTLAVRRIGFVFQEPRLMPWRTALENVALPLLAMGMAPSEARPKAADMLARMDLATFSQAYPETLSGGMRQRVSLARAFAVDPELLLLDEPFTGLDPELRLSMRRYLDDLLAASGAAALHVTHDIEDIPARTHRILTLTAAGARFGRPTDLDTTALKEAL
- the larB gene encoding nickel pincer cofactor biosynthesis protein LarB gives rise to the protein MDANETLRALLNDIRDGGLSVDDGLSRLRDLPFLDMGHTKLDLHRSLRNGFPEVIYAEGKTPQQVGEIFLRLREHANVLATRVSPETAAHVIGLCPQARYNALGRTLTLTRGEITYKDGEIAIVTAGTSDLPVAEEARETCHMLGSRAFVVSDVGVAGIHRLLDKLSDIRRARVVIVAAGMEGALASVIGGLLSQPIIAVPTSVGYGAAFSGVAALLGMLTSCASGVTVVNIDNGFGAACAACKINNLIQAKP